One window of the Labeo rohita strain BAU-BD-2019 chromosome 9, IGBB_LRoh.1.0, whole genome shotgun sequence genome contains the following:
- the epc2 gene encoding enhancer of polycomb homolog 2 isoform X1 has protein sequence MSKLSFRARALDAAKPLPIYRNKDLPDLTDCVSINRAVPQMPTGMEKEEESEHHLQRAISAQQVFREKKESMVIPVPEAESNITYYDRLYKGEFRIPKQLIHIQPLGLDNELPDYDMDSEDETLLNRLNRKMELKPVQFETMMDRLEKASTNQLVTLQEAKLLLNEDDYLLKSVYDYWVRKRKNCRGPSLIPQIKQEKRDGSTNNDAYVAFRRRTEKMQTRKNRKNDEVSYEKMLKLRREFSRTMSILEMIKKREKSKRELLHLTLEVFEKRYQIGDFSGEVLNEVTVPLAEKAVYPAPISLPMSNRHKTESKIKSHKSVPKHLHPFTVKPEPHFDFVRSHKKYNKRPKLDTFRQPGRPERQQIINKADIKQYDFHSSGEEDYPLSPASEPDEENDPDGIFAFRRKAGCSYHAPLVDQSCSPHRQQTGQDRLWQRNCLTALSVPRRCIAVARGRVGRGGRVVLDRTSSDLDRALRHLDPDMFYPSSDSIVPDLPVHTNTNSQNSKSSPQRSLTQLLSDIQACRWKFFRPRPLQENSRGEDKKGTPQVEKGGAAPLSSSVSGGFTEEQFHSHQQQLVQMHKQLQQQELQQNSAAPELHTHLPITVSSDCMSKTLDSASAHFAASAVVNTPNNENRPQIASVNGVLPNSGNFRQAKLNRSGGGESGSLVRMTNASNPQLPVPQSLPHGHGHLSTVSAVSPAHTHHSARLCAPSPSALKLASVASSLDRVPKVTPTSAIDIARENHEPERLALNGLSETTVAMEVT, from the exons ATGAGTAAACTCTCGTTCCGCGCGCGAGCGCTAGACGCCGCCAAACCGCTGCCGATCTACCGCAATAAAGACCTCCCGGACCTCACCGACTGCGTCTCCATTAACCGAGCGGTCCCGCAAATGCCAACTGGGATGGAAAAGGAAGAGGAGTCG GAGCACCATCTCCAGAGGGCCATCTCTGCCCAGCAGGTGTTCAGGGAGAAGAAGGAGAGTATGGTCATCCCTGTGCCGGAGGCAGAGAGTAACATCACATATTACGACCGCCTTTACAAAGGAGAGTTCCGCATCCCCAAACAGCTCATCCACATCCAGC CGCTGGGTCTGGATAATGAGCTGCCTGACTATGACATGGACTCGGAGGACGAGACTTTACTGAACAGACTTAACCGCAAAATGGAGCTCAAACCTGTGCAGTTCGAGACCATGATGGATCGGTTAGAAAAAGCCAGCACCAACCAG TTGGTCACTCTTCAAGAGGCCAAGCTGCTGCTAAATGAAGATGATTACCTGTTAAAATCAGTGTATGACTATTGGGTAAGGAAGAGGAAGAACTGCCGGGGCCCATCGCTCATCCCTCAGATCAAGCAGGAGAAGAGGGATGGCTCCACTAACAACGATGCTTACGTGGCCTTCAGGCGTCGCACAGAGAAGATGCAGACTAGGAAG AATCGCAAGAATGATGAGGTATCTTATGAGAAGATGCTGAAGCTGAGGAGAGAGTTCAGCCGAACCATGAGCATCCTGGAGATGATCAAGAAGAGAGAAAAGAGCAAACGAGAGCTGCTGCATCTGACGCTGGAAGTGTTTGAGAAAAG atATCAAATTGGAGACTTCTCAGGAGAGGTTCTGAATGAAGTCACTGTACCTTTGGCAGAGAAGGCCGTTTACCCTGCACCCATATCCCTACCCATGAGCAACCGACACAAGACAGAGAGCAAAATTAAG tCACACAAATCTGTGCCCAAACACCTCCACCCCTTCACAGTCAAACCTGAGCCTCACTTTGACTTTGTGCGTTCCCATAAGAAGTACAACAAGAGGCCCAAACTTGATACCTTTCGCCAGCCTGGTCGGCCAGAGCGACAGCAAATCATCAACAAGGCAGACATTAAACAATATGACTTCCACAGCTCTGGAGAGGAGGATTACCCACTG TCTCCAGCTTCGGAGCCGGATGAAGAGAATGATCCTGATGGAATCTTTGCCTTCAGACGGAAAGCTGGCTGTAGTTACCATGCT CCGCTGGTGGATCAGAGCTGCTCTCCTCACCGGCAGCAGACAGGTCAGGACCGGCTATGGCAGCGCAACTGTCTCACCGCCCTCTCTGTGCCCAGACGTTGTATCGCAGTGGCTCGCGGGAGGGTGGGCAGAGGTGGCAG GGTTGTTTTGGATCGCACCTCATCAGATCTTGACCGTGCCCTCAGGCATCTGGATCCTGACATGTTTTATCCCTCCTCTGACTCTATTGTCCCTGACCTCCCCgtccacacaaacacaaactctCAGAACTCCAAATCAAGCCCTCAGCGCTCACTGACTCAGCTCCTGAGTGACATCCAGGCCTGCAGGTGGAAGTTTTTCCGCCCACGGCCGCTACAGGAGAACTCGAGGGGTGAGGACAAGAAAGGGACTCCACAGGTGGAAAAAGGTGGAGCAGCGCCTCTCTCTAGCAGTGTGTCAG GTGGATTCACAGAAGAGCAGTTTCACTCCCATCAGCAGCAGCTGGTTCAGATGCACAAACAGTTACAGCAGCAAGAACTCCAGCAGAACTCGGCGGCACCAGAACTGCACACACACTTGCCT ATCACGGTCTCATCTGACTGCATGTCTAAGACTCTGGACTCAGCTAGTGCTCACTTTGCTGCCTCTGCTGTGGTCAACACTCCCAACAATGAAAACAGGCCCCAGATTGCTAGTGTCAATGGCGTCCTTCCCAATTCAGGCAA CTTTAGACAAGCCAAATTGAACCGGAGTGGAGGTGGTGAGTCAGGCTCTTTAGTACGGATGACAAACGCATCGAACCCACAGCTGCCCGTCCCTCAGTCTCTGCCTCACGGCCACGGGCACCTGAGCACCGTGAGCGCTGTGTCTCCTGCCCACACGCACCACAGTGCACGCCTGTGTGCCCCTTCACCCTCAGCCTTAAAGTTGGCCAGTGTTGCTAGCAGTCTGGACCGGGTACCCAAAGTCACCCCCACTAGTGCCATCGACATTGCCAG GGAGAATCACGAACCAGAGAGACTGGCTCTCAATGGATTATCGGAGACCACAGTCGCCATGGAGGTCACATAG
- the epc2 gene encoding enhancer of polycomb homolog 2 isoform X2, translated as MSKLSFRARALDAAKPLPIYRNKDLPDLTDCVSINRAVPQMPTGMEKEEESEHHLQRAISAQQVFREKKESMVIPVPEAESNITYYDRLYKGEFRIPKQLIHIQPLGLDNELPDYDMDSEDETLLNRLNRKMELKPVQFETMMDRLEKASTNQLVTLQEAKLLLNEDDYLLKSVYDYWVRKRKNCRGPSLIPQIKQEKRDGSTNNDAYVAFRRRTEKMQTRKNRKNDEVSYEKMLKLRREFSRTMSILEMIKKREKSKRELLHLTLEVFEKRYQIGDFSGEVLNEVTVPLAEKAVYPAPISLPMSNRHKTESKIKSHKSVPKHLHPFTVKPEPHFDFVRSHKKYNKRPKLDTFRQPGRPERQQIINKADIKQYDFHSSGEEDYPLSPASEPDEENDPDGIFAFRRKAGCSYHAPLVDQSCSPHRQQTGQDRLWQRNCLTALSVPRRCIAVARGRVGRGGRVVLDRTSSDLDRALRHLDPDMFYPSSDSIVPDLPVHTNTNSQNSKSSPQRSLTQLLSDIQACRWKFFRPRPLQENSRGEDKKGTPQVEKGGAAPLSSSVSGGFTEEQFHSHQQQLVQMHKQLQQQELQQNSAAPELHTHLPITVSSDCMSKTLDSASAHFAASAVVNTPNNENRPQIASVNGVLPNSGSFRQAKLNRSGGGESGSLVRMTNASNPQLPVPQSLPHGHGHLSTVSAVSPAHTHHSARLCAPSPSALKLASVASSLDRVPKVTPTSAIDIARENHEPERLALNGLSETTVAMEVT; from the exons ATGAGTAAACTCTCGTTCCGCGCGCGAGCGCTAGACGCCGCCAAACCGCTGCCGATCTACCGCAATAAAGACCTCCCGGACCTCACCGACTGCGTCTCCATTAACCGAGCGGTCCCGCAAATGCCAACTGGGATGGAAAAGGAAGAGGAGTCG GAGCACCATCTCCAGAGGGCCATCTCTGCCCAGCAGGTGTTCAGGGAGAAGAAGGAGAGTATGGTCATCCCTGTGCCGGAGGCAGAGAGTAACATCACATATTACGACCGCCTTTACAAAGGAGAGTTCCGCATCCCCAAACAGCTCATCCACATCCAGC CGCTGGGTCTGGATAATGAGCTGCCTGACTATGACATGGACTCGGAGGACGAGACTTTACTGAACAGACTTAACCGCAAAATGGAGCTCAAACCTGTGCAGTTCGAGACCATGATGGATCGGTTAGAAAAAGCCAGCACCAACCAG TTGGTCACTCTTCAAGAGGCCAAGCTGCTGCTAAATGAAGATGATTACCTGTTAAAATCAGTGTATGACTATTGGGTAAGGAAGAGGAAGAACTGCCGGGGCCCATCGCTCATCCCTCAGATCAAGCAGGAGAAGAGGGATGGCTCCACTAACAACGATGCTTACGTGGCCTTCAGGCGTCGCACAGAGAAGATGCAGACTAGGAAG AATCGCAAGAATGATGAGGTATCTTATGAGAAGATGCTGAAGCTGAGGAGAGAGTTCAGCCGAACCATGAGCATCCTGGAGATGATCAAGAAGAGAGAAAAGAGCAAACGAGAGCTGCTGCATCTGACGCTGGAAGTGTTTGAGAAAAG atATCAAATTGGAGACTTCTCAGGAGAGGTTCTGAATGAAGTCACTGTACCTTTGGCAGAGAAGGCCGTTTACCCTGCACCCATATCCCTACCCATGAGCAACCGACACAAGACAGAGAGCAAAATTAAG tCACACAAATCTGTGCCCAAACACCTCCACCCCTTCACAGTCAAACCTGAGCCTCACTTTGACTTTGTGCGTTCCCATAAGAAGTACAACAAGAGGCCCAAACTTGATACCTTTCGCCAGCCTGGTCGGCCAGAGCGACAGCAAATCATCAACAAGGCAGACATTAAACAATATGACTTCCACAGCTCTGGAGAGGAGGATTACCCACTG TCTCCAGCTTCGGAGCCGGATGAAGAGAATGATCCTGATGGAATCTTTGCCTTCAGACGGAAAGCTGGCTGTAGTTACCATGCT CCGCTGGTGGATCAGAGCTGCTCTCCTCACCGGCAGCAGACAGGTCAGGACCGGCTATGGCAGCGCAACTGTCTCACCGCCCTCTCTGTGCCCAGACGTTGTATCGCAGTGGCTCGCGGGAGGGTGGGCAGAGGTGGCAG GGTTGTTTTGGATCGCACCTCATCAGATCTTGACCGTGCCCTCAGGCATCTGGATCCTGACATGTTTTATCCCTCCTCTGACTCTATTGTCCCTGACCTCCCCgtccacacaaacacaaactctCAGAACTCCAAATCAAGCCCTCAGCGCTCACTGACTCAGCTCCTGAGTGACATCCAGGCCTGCAGGTGGAAGTTTTTCCGCCCACGGCCGCTACAGGAGAACTCGAGGGGTGAGGACAAGAAAGGGACTCCACAGGTGGAAAAAGGTGGAGCAGCGCCTCTCTCTAGCAGTGTGTCAG GTGGATTCACAGAAGAGCAGTTTCACTCCCATCAGCAGCAGCTGGTTCAGATGCACAAACAGTTACAGCAGCAAGAACTCCAGCAGAACTCGGCGGCACCAGAACTGCACACACACTTGCCT ATCACGGTCTCATCTGACTGCATGTCTAAGACTCTGGACTCAGCTAGTGCTCACTTTGCTGCCTCTGCTGTGGTCAACACTCCCAACAATGAAAACAGGCCCCAGATTGCTAGTGTCAATGGCGTCCTTCCCAATTCAG GAAGCTTTAGACAAGCCAAATTGAACCGGAGTGGAGGTGGTGAGTCAGGCTCTTTAGTACGGATGACAAACGCATCGAACCCACAGCTGCCCGTCCCTCAGTCTCTGCCTCACGGCCACGGGCACCTGAGCACCGTGAGCGCTGTGTCTCCTGCCCACACGCACCACAGTGCACGCCTGTGTGCCCCTTCACCCTCAGCCTTAAAGTTGGCCAGTGTTGCTAGCAGTCTGGACCGGGTACCCAAAGTCACCCCCACTAGTGCCATCGACATTGCCAG GGAGAATCACGAACCAGAGAGACTGGCTCTCAATGGATTATCGGAGACCACAGTCGCCATGGAGGTCACATAG
- the itm2bb gene encoding integral membrane protein 2Bb isoform X2, protein MVKVAFNKALAVKDPKKESLITGVQDAEAAVLVRPQSKLWCWCFCLGLALVLSGIVVGGAYLYRYYVLEEDQVFVCGLKYFEEDYEFDEEVEVEIDSPLRLIEENVSFFEDDEVELIKVPVPEFKDGDPAGILHDFTMKLTAYLDLNLDKCYIITLNTSVVMPPRDFHEFLINIKAGMYLPQTYLMREEMMITERLDSTSDLGYYINNLCKDKDTFRLQRRDTILGMQKREALNCHKIRHFENKFVVETLICEP, encoded by the exons GATGCTGAAGCAGCGGTGTTGGTGCGTCCGCAGTCTAAATTGTGGTGCTGGTGCTTCTGTCTGGGATTGGCTCTCGTTCTCTCAGGCATAGTGGTGGGTGGAGCCTACCTGTACAGATACTATGTGCTTGAG GAGGATCAGGTGTTCGTCTGTGGGTTGAAGTACTTTGAGGAAGACTATGAGTTTGATGAGGAGGTGGAGGTGGAGATTGATTCACCGCTGAGGCTGATTGAAGAGAATGTGAGCTTCTTCGAAGATGATGAGGTGGAGCTCATCAAAGTACCAGTCCCTGAGTTCAAAGATGGCGATCCAGCTGGCATCCTGCATGACTTCACCATG AAACTGACTGCTTATCTCGACCTGAATCTGGACAAATGCTACATCATCACCCTGAACACATCTGTCGTCATGCCGCCCAGAGATTTCCATGAGTTCCTGATCAACATTAAG GCAGGAATGTATCTTCCTCAGACGTACCTTATGCGAGAAGAGATGATGATTACAGAGAGGCTGGACAGCACCAGTGATCTGGGCTATTACATAAACAACCTGTGCAAAGACAAAGACACGTTCAGACTGCAGCGCAGAGACACCATTCTGG GTATGCAGAAACGTGAGGCTCTGAACTGCCACAAGATCCGCCATTTTGAAAACAAGTTTGTTGTGGAGACTTTGATCTGCGAGCCATGA
- the itm2bb gene encoding integral membrane protein 2Bb isoform X1, with protein sequence MVKVAFNKALAVKDPKKESLITGVQDAEAAVLVRPQSKLWCWCFCLGLALVLSGIVVGGAYLYRYYVLELQENGRADERKDADTSLQSEDQVFVCGLKYFEEDYEFDEEVEVEIDSPLRLIEENVSFFEDDEVELIKVPVPEFKDGDPAGILHDFTMKLTAYLDLNLDKCYIITLNTSVVMPPRDFHEFLINIKAGMYLPQTYLMREEMMITERLDSTSDLGYYINNLCKDKDTFRLQRRDTILGMQKREALNCHKIRHFENKFVVETLICEP encoded by the exons GATGCTGAAGCAGCGGTGTTGGTGCGTCCGCAGTCTAAATTGTGGTGCTGGTGCTTCTGTCTGGGATTGGCTCTCGTTCTCTCAGGCATAGTGGTGGGTGGAGCCTACCTGTACAGATACTATGTGCTTGAG TTGCAGGAGAATGGCAGAGCGGATGAAAGAAAGGATGCAGACACTTCTTTGCAATCG GAGGATCAGGTGTTCGTCTGTGGGTTGAAGTACTTTGAGGAAGACTATGAGTTTGATGAGGAGGTGGAGGTGGAGATTGATTCACCGCTGAGGCTGATTGAAGAGAATGTGAGCTTCTTCGAAGATGATGAGGTGGAGCTCATCAAAGTACCAGTCCCTGAGTTCAAAGATGGCGATCCAGCTGGCATCCTGCATGACTTCACCATG AAACTGACTGCTTATCTCGACCTGAATCTGGACAAATGCTACATCATCACCCTGAACACATCTGTCGTCATGCCGCCCAGAGATTTCCATGAGTTCCTGATCAACATTAAG GCAGGAATGTATCTTCCTCAGACGTACCTTATGCGAGAAGAGATGATGATTACAGAGAGGCTGGACAGCACCAGTGATCTGGGCTATTACATAAACAACCTGTGCAAAGACAAAGACACGTTCAGACTGCAGCGCAGAGACACCATTCTGG GTATGCAGAAACGTGAGGCTCTGAACTGCCACAAGATCCGCCATTTTGAAAACAAGTTTGTTGTGGAGACTTTGATCTGCGAGCCATGA